In the genome of Opitutia bacterium KCR 482, one region contains:
- a CDS encoding MotA/TolQ/ExbB proton channel family protein, which translates to MKFILEGAGIFIYPLGFCSFLALFIIIERLISLRDSKVVPREIAGMLVSGVLPSASPASSVGRILYYFNTSKPDPEALKAFAQLEMTRLERGMFWLDIVISAAPLLGLLGTVAGLVAVFSVDSSSLPTPETISRGVGLALSTTILGLTIAIPAIVGNSYLNRRIDKLCARLNICVESLIDIQQKSGK; encoded by the coding sequence ATGAAATTCATTCTGGAAGGCGCGGGGATATTCATTTATCCGCTCGGTTTTTGCTCGTTTCTGGCTCTCTTTATAATCATAGAGAGGCTGATTTCTTTGCGCGACTCAAAGGTAGTTCCGCGCGAAATCGCGGGCATGCTTGTCTCGGGCGTGCTGCCGTCGGCTTCGCCCGCGTCGTCCGTCGGAAGAATTCTGTACTATTTCAACACCTCCAAGCCCGATCCCGAAGCCCTCAAAGCTTTCGCCCAGCTTGAAATGACGCGCCTCGAACGCGGCATGTTCTGGCTCGACATCGTGATTTCCGCCGCTCCGCTCTTGGGGCTGTTGGGAACGGTCGCGGGCTTGGTCGCGGTGTTCTCGGTAGATTCTTCTTCCCTGCCGACACCCGAAACAATCTCGCGCGGCGTGGGTCTTGCGCTTTCGACCACAATCTTGGGGCTTACGATTGCGATTCCCGCCATCGTCGGAAATTCCTACCTCAACAGACGCATAGACAAGCTTTGCGCGCGTCTGAACATCTGCGTTGAAAGCCTTATCGACATTCAGCAAAAAAGCGGAAAATAG
- a CDS encoding ribonuclease HII produces MASKKHSAINALAAFDSEYISGRSWLVGIDEAGRGCLAGPVCAGAVAVSAKAYANPAFLDALALLDDSKKLSEARREELYSTLCMLKKSGEIDFEAAFASVAEIEKFNILSATQMAMTRAAEKLDERLHLGLRKSSSPATLFGEAALDTSIACLLIDGKPMKKVPYAHTAVVKGDASSLAVAAASIVAKFTRDKFMRDISAKYPRFGFDVHKGYGTAAHLQSLLLFGATDIHRPSFLKKLRAESEKTEMQAELF; encoded by the coding sequence ATGGCTTCAAAAAAACACTCGGCAATAAACGCGCTCGCCGCGTTCGACTCCGAATACATTTCGGGGCGCAGCTGGCTTGTGGGAATCGACGAAGCGGGCAGGGGCTGTCTTGCGGGTCCCGTGTGCGCGGGGGCGGTTGCCGTCAGCGCGAAGGCGTACGCAAACCCCGCGTTTTTGGACGCGCTCGCGCTTCTCGACGACTCCAAAAAACTTTCCGAAGCCCGCAGAGAGGAATTGTATTCAACGCTCTGCATGCTGAAAAAATCGGGCGAAATAGACTTCGAGGCGGCGTTCGCCTCCGTCGCGGAAATCGAAAAATTCAACATTCTTTCCGCCACCCAAATGGCGATGACCCGCGCCGCCGAAAAGCTCGACGAACGCCTGCATTTGGGGCTTCGCAAGTCGTCCTCGCCCGCGACGCTCTTCGGGGAGGCGGCTCTCGACACGTCGATTGCGTGCCTGCTAATCGACGGAAAGCCGATGAAAAAAGTTCCGTACGCGCATACGGCGGTAGTCAAGGGCGACGCGTCGAGCTTGGCGGTCGCGGCCGCGTCGATTGTCGCAAAATTCACGCGCGACAAATTCATGCGCGACATATCCGCAAAATACCCGCGCTTCGGCTTCGACGTCCACAAGGGCTACGGCACCGCGGCGCACCTGCAAAGCCTGCTGCTCTTCGGCGCGACCGACATTCACAGGCCGAGCTTCCTCAAAAAACTCCGCGCGGAGTCCGAAAAAACCGAAATGCAGGCGGAACTTTTTTGA
- a CDS encoding aldolase catalytic domain-containing protein, which produces METFDKKKIEAERTFPNEGVAVLDCTIRDGGAITNSRFDDKTVRAVYDACADAGIDYMEIGYKNGRKFFDPEKYGKWRFCDEDSVKKIVGDNPRPIKIAAMFDVGKCEPKLPKKSDSPVDLIRVATYAKDLPAALDIVKYAADLGYETSVNIMATSTLSERELNLSFEAAAESRADIVYMMDSFGGLDGHRLRYILAKCKYICTEKRAGVHIHNNLQLAFANTIEAVENGADIVDCTLCGLGRGAGNCRTELLAGYLKRLDMRPILECAQNFIEPLRGKYSWGFDHAYMATGLFGKHPSAAMEYGKTQPRPSLADFYDSVANS; this is translated from the coding sequence ATGGAAACGTTCGACAAAAAGAAAATCGAGGCGGAACGCACATTCCCGAACGAGGGGGTCGCCGTGCTCGACTGCACAATCCGCGACGGCGGAGCAATCACAAACAGCCGCTTCGACGACAAAACCGTTCGCGCCGTCTACGACGCCTGCGCCGACGCCGGCATAGACTACATGGAAATCGGCTACAAGAACGGCCGCAAGTTTTTCGACCCCGAAAAATACGGAAAGTGGCGGTTCTGCGACGAGGATTCCGTAAAGAAAATCGTGGGCGACAATCCGCGCCCGATTAAAATCGCTGCAATGTTCGACGTCGGCAAATGCGAGCCGAAGCTGCCGAAAAAATCGGACAGCCCCGTCGATTTGATAAGGGTTGCAACATACGCGAAAGACTTGCCCGCAGCCCTCGACATCGTAAAATACGCAGCCGACCTCGGCTACGAAACGAGCGTGAACATCATGGCGACTTCGACGCTTTCCGAGCGCGAGCTGAACCTGTCGTTCGAAGCCGCCGCCGAAAGCCGCGCCGACATTGTCTACATGATGGACAGCTTCGGCGGTCTTGACGGACACCGCCTGCGCTACATTCTCGCAAAGTGCAAATATATCTGTACGGAAAAGCGCGCAGGCGTGCACATTCACAACAACCTGCAACTTGCCTTCGCCAACACGATTGAGGCGGTCGAAAACGGCGCGGACATCGTAGACTGCACGCTCTGCGGGCTTGGGCGCGGCGCGGGCAACTGTCGAACGGAGCTTTTGGCGGGATATTTGAAACGCCTTGACATGCGCCCGATTTTGGAGTGCGCGCAAAACTTCATCGAACCCCTGCGCGGAAAATACTCGTGGGGCTTCGACCACGCGTACATGGCGACGGGGCTTTTCGGCAAACACCCGTCGGCGGCTATGGAGTACGGCAAAACGCAGCCGCGCCCAAGCCTTGCCGACTTTTACGACAGCGTCGCAAACTCATAG
- the leuD gene encoding 3-isopropylmalate dehydratase small subunit, with translation MALEKINDVKGKAVFIPGNDIDTDRIIPARFMVCVTFEGLGKYAFYDERKNADGTDKIHPLTDPRKQNAKILLSGANFGCGSSREHAPQSLWHYGFRAIVAESFAEIFFGNSTTLGIPCVCASHADIEKIGELIEKNPDAPVDVNLDAMTVSCGDFSCKCSMPDTARAALVSGTWDPIAELLDAESAIREKAASLPYFK, from the coding sequence ATGGCACTCGAAAAAATCAACGACGTTAAAGGCAAGGCCGTTTTCATTCCCGGAAACGACATCGACACCGACAGAATCATTCCCGCCCGCTTCATGGTTTGCGTGACTTTCGAAGGCTTGGGCAAATACGCATTTTACGACGAACGCAAGAACGCCGACGGCACGGACAAGATCCACCCGCTTACCGACCCGCGCAAACAGAACGCGAAAATCCTGCTTTCGGGCGCGAACTTCGGTTGCGGCTCGTCGCGCGAGCACGCGCCGCAGTCGCTCTGGCACTACGGGTTCAGGGCGATTGTCGCCGAAAGCTTCGCCGAAATTTTCTTCGGCAACTCGACGACACTCGGCATTCCCTGCGTCTGCGCCTCGCACGCCGACATCGAAAAAATCGGCGAACTCATCGAGAAGAACCCCGACGCCCCCGTGGACGTCAACCTCGACGCAATGACGGTCTCCTGCGGAGATTTCTCGTGCAAGTGCTCCATGCCCGACACCGCCCGCGCGGCTCTCGTTTCTGGCACTTGGGACCCGATTGCGGAACTACTCGACGCGGAGTCGGCAATCAGGGAAAAGGCGGCGTCTCTGCCTTACTTTAAATAG
- a CDS encoding ParB/RepB/Spo0J family partition protein, which produces MTDKPKSPVYGVRAVPVEKIRANCYNPNKVAPPEMKLLYDSIKEDGYTQPIVCYYLKDEDVYEVVDGFHRFRIIQIHPDIYERENGMLPVVVIDRPIDDRMASTIRHNRARGSHDVDLMSNIVAELTEMGKSNAWISKHLGMSADEILRLKQITGIAALFKDTPFSKSWL; this is translated from the coding sequence ATGACAGACAAACCGAAAAGTCCCGTGTACGGCGTCCGCGCCGTGCCGGTAGAGAAAATCAGGGCGAACTGCTACAACCCCAACAAGGTAGCCCCGCCCGAAATGAAGCTCCTTTACGACTCAATCAAAGAGGACGGCTACACCCAGCCCATCGTCTGCTACTACCTGAAAGACGAGGACGTTTACGAAGTCGTGGACGGTTTCCACCGCTTCCGAATCATACAAATCCACCCCGACATCTACGAGCGCGAAAACGGCATGCTACCCGTGGTAGTCATCGACCGCCCAATCGACGACCGCATGGCGTCAACTATCCGCCACAACCGCGCCCGAGGCTCGCACGACGTTGACCTTATGAGCAACATCGTAGCCGAACTCACCGAAATGGGTAAGTCGAACGCGTGGATTTCAAAACACCTCGGCATGAGCGCAGACGAAATCCTCCGCCTTAAACAAATTACTGGCATCGCCGCCCTCTTCAAAGATACCCCCTTCTCCAAATCTTGGCTCTAG
- a CDS encoding ribose-phosphate pyrophosphokinase: MKIDNLKIFTGRTHPALAEAICKQLSLPLGNALVESFPDSETFVKIIDHIRGDDVFIIQPTSRPTNDSFMELLIMIDAARRASAKRITAVLPFFGYARQDRKDQPRVPITAKLVANLLVAAGANRVLTLDLHANQIQGFFDIPCDHLYASPVIYEYLKNQPADNLTIFAPDVGGLKRAQAYATLFNCQLGFIAKRRISAEVVEATSLVGEVEGRDILIVDDMTETAGTLTAAAKILKDKGAKTVRAAVTHAVLTDSAYDRLSEKWLDELIITDSTPPDPRYADYPITVLSVANLLTEAILRIHNNMSVTSLFKVKGF, from the coding sequence ATGAAAATCGACAACCTGAAAATCTTCACCGGCAGAACGCACCCCGCTCTCGCCGAAGCAATCTGCAAACAGCTGTCGCTGCCCCTTGGAAACGCATTGGTCGAATCCTTCCCCGACAGCGAAACTTTTGTCAAGATTATCGACCATATCCGCGGCGACGACGTTTTTATTATCCAGCCCACGAGCCGTCCCACAAACGACAGCTTCATGGAATTGCTCATCATGATTGACGCCGCCCGCAGGGCTTCGGCAAAGCGCATCACGGCGGTTCTGCCCTTCTTCGGCTACGCCCGTCAGGACAGAAAAGACCAGCCGCGCGTTCCGATTACCGCAAAGCTTGTCGCAAACCTCCTGGTCGCAGCGGGCGCAAACCGCGTGCTTACGCTCGACCTCCACGCCAACCAGATTCAGGGCTTCTTCGATATTCCCTGCGACCACCTCTACGCGTCGCCGGTCATCTACGAATATCTGAAAAACCAGCCCGCAGACAACCTCACGATTTTCGCGCCCGACGTCGGCGGACTGAAACGCGCGCAGGCATACGCAACGCTTTTCAACTGCCAGCTCGGATTCATCGCAAAGCGCAGAATCAGCGCGGAAGTTGTCGAGGCGACAAGCCTTGTCGGCGAAGTCGAAGGCCGCGACATTCTGATTGTTGACGACATGACGGAAACCGCGGGCACGCTTACCGCCGCCGCGAAAATCCTCAAAGACAAGGGCGCAAAAACAGTCAGAGCAGCAGTCACACACGCAGTGCTTACCGACAGCGCGTACGACAGACTTTCGGAAAAGTGGCTCGACGAACTCATTATTACAGACTCCACCCCGCCAGACCCGCGCTATGCCGACTACCCCATCACGGTACTCAGCGTCGCGAACCTGCTCACGGAGGCGATTCTGCGAATCCACAACAATATGTCGGTCACATCGCTCTTCAAAGTCAAGGGCTTCTAA
- the rho gene encoding transcription termination factor Rho — MDNLEIVEVGGIFAPTTNNNGVLLDPKRGGKTRRTDPYVPKELVRRFNVKKGQYITAKAHQANGHQNPKVRFIETIDGVPCTERRKLPSFQQLTTIAPNKKLRLETKDERMTNRVIDIFCPIGKGTRGLIVAPPRTGKTTLLKDIAYGVIQNHPECKLMILLVDERPEEVTDFRMDLPEAEIYASSNDENIETHIRIADLAIERAKHLVETGKDVVLLMDSLTRLSRAHNSAKANGGRTMSGGLDIRALERPRQIFSAARNTEEGGSLTIIASALIETGSRMDDLIFQEFKGTGNMEMVLDRKVAELRIWPAINISASGTRREELLLSADELEAASFLRRAMAGAKPEDSAETLIKRMSQSKTNQDFISMIL, encoded by the coding sequence ATGGACAACCTTGAAATAGTCGAAGTGGGCGGAATTTTCGCGCCCACAACAAACAACAACGGCGTGCTTCTCGACCCGAAGCGCGGCGGCAAAACCCGCCGTACCGACCCCTACGTTCCGAAGGAGCTTGTGCGCAGGTTCAACGTCAAAAAGGGGCAGTACATCACCGCAAAGGCGCATCAGGCAAACGGGCATCAAAACCCGAAAGTGCGGTTTATCGAAACAATCGACGGCGTGCCGTGCACCGAACGCCGCAAACTGCCGTCATTCCAACAGCTGACGACTATCGCGCCTAACAAAAAGCTCCGCCTCGAAACAAAAGACGAGCGCATGACAAACCGCGTAATCGACATATTCTGCCCGATAGGCAAGGGCACACGCGGGCTGATTGTAGCTCCCCCGCGGACGGGGAAAACGACGCTGCTTAAAGACATCGCCTATGGGGTAATACAAAACCACCCCGAATGCAAACTCATGATTCTGCTCGTCGACGAACGCCCCGAAGAGGTCACCGACTTCCGCATGGACTTGCCCGAAGCCGAAATCTACGCGTCGTCGAACGACGAAAATATCGAAACCCACATCAGAATTGCCGACCTCGCAATAGAGCGCGCAAAGCATTTGGTCGAAACGGGCAAAGACGTTGTGCTTTTGATGGACTCACTCACGCGGCTCTCTCGCGCGCACAATTCGGCAAAGGCAAACGGCGGACGCACGATGAGCGGCGGCCTCGACATTCGGGCGTTGGAGCGTCCGAGGCAGATTTTCTCGGCGGCGCGAAACACGGAGGAGGGCGGAAGCCTGACGATTATAGCGTCGGCGTTGATTGAGACAGGCTCGCGAATGGACGACCTGATTTTTCAGGAGTTCAAGGGCACGGGCAACATGGAAATGGTTCTGGACAGGAAAGTCGCGGAACTGAGGATTTGGCCTGCGATAAACATTTCGGCGTCGGGGACGCGGCGCGAGGAACTTTTGCTGTCGGCGGACGAGCTGGAGGCGGCGTCGTTTTTGAGACGAGCAATGGCGGGGGCCAAGCCGGAAGATTCGGCGGAAACGCTTATAAAAAGAATGAGCCAGTCGAAAACAAATCAGGACTTCATATCCATGATTCTTTAA
- a CDS encoding biopolymer transporter ExbD codes for MDIRKNRRRRKAEVNIVPMVDVLTALIFFFLLTMQFKNIYAVDITPPNMESSVGTSKQKPDTIAIDRDGRYYFNAGEVSFEALEKTIRELPKDASLILLADKQTPLHFVTSVIDSVKVAKIKKLSLQTDK; via the coding sequence GTGGACATCAGGAAGAACAGGCGCAGAAGAAAGGCGGAAGTGAACATCGTCCCGATGGTGGACGTTCTCACCGCGCTTATCTTTTTCTTTCTTCTGACGATGCAGTTTAAAAACATCTACGCGGTTGACATCACGCCGCCCAACATGGAAAGCTCCGTCGGGACGTCGAAACAAAAGCCCGACACAATCGCGATTGACAGGGACGGACGCTACTACTTCAACGCGGGCGAAGTCTCTTTCGAAGCCCTCGAAAAAACGATACGCGAGCTGCCCAAAGACGCGTCGCTCATTCTGCTTGCCGACAAACAGACGCCTCTTCATTTCGTGACTTCCGTTATCGACTCCGTGAAGGTCGCGAAAATCAAAAAGCTCAGCCTGCAAACCGACAAATAA
- the carA gene encoding glutamine-hydrolyzing carbamoyl-phosphate synthase small subunit: MSDFQTAILALEDGSVYKGRAFGAKKTVVGEAVFNTSMTGYQEVLTDPSYFGQIVTMTAVEIGNYGVNKADEESDGIKVRGFVVREVSPVSSSWRAEQTIQEYLEQGGVPAISGVDTRAITKKLRSVGAMKACLSTEGISAEEAVAKARGWAGLVGVDYVREVSRKTPCKFDWSDEMLKPFTVEGTSLYKFERTTPVFKCAAIDYGAKTSIFKKLAFHGFDVTIFPADAPAEQIEEFAPDAVFLSNGPGDPSAVSYAHKCVSRLIKKYPTFGICLGHQIITHAIGAKTYKLKFGHRGGNQPVKNLETGIVSITSQNHGFAADAKSIENAGGIVTEINLNDETVEGLRLKDYPVFSVQYHPEAAPGPNDADPLFENFHELVKKTLGK; encoded by the coding sequence ATGAGCGATTTCCAAACAGCTATTTTGGCACTCGAAGACGGCAGCGTATACAAAGGCCGCGCATTCGGCGCAAAGAAAACGGTCGTCGGCGAGGCGGTCTTCAACACTTCCATGACGGGCTATCAGGAGGTTCTTACCGACCCGTCCTATTTCGGGCAAATCGTCACAATGACCGCCGTCGAAATCGGAAACTACGGCGTCAACAAGGCGGACGAAGAATCCGACGGAATCAAGGTCAGGGGCTTTGTCGTGCGCGAAGTCAGCCCGGTTTCAAGCAGCTGGCGCGCCGAGCAAACCATTCAGGAATACCTCGAACAGGGCGGAGTGCCCGCAATCAGCGGCGTCGATACCCGCGCGATTACAAAAAAACTCAGAAGCGTCGGCGCAATGAAGGCGTGCCTTTCTACCGAGGGAATCTCGGCGGAAGAGGCTGTGGCAAAAGCCCGCGGCTGGGCTGGGCTTGTCGGCGTAGACTACGTCCGCGAAGTAAGCCGCAAAACTCCTTGCAAGTTCGACTGGTCCGACGAAATGCTCAAACCCTTTACGGTCGAGGGCACAAGCCTCTACAAGTTCGAGCGCACAACGCCCGTCTTCAAATGCGCGGCGATAGACTACGGCGCGAAAACGTCGATTTTCAAAAAGCTCGCGTTCCACGGCTTCGACGTGACGATTTTCCCCGCCGACGCGCCCGCCGAACAGATTGAGGAATTTGCGCCCGACGCGGTCTTCCTCTCGAACGGCCCCGGCGACCCCTCCGCGGTTTCATACGCGCACAAATGCGTGTCGCGCCTGATAAAGAAATATCCCACGTTCGGCATTTGTCTGGGACACCAGATTATCACGCACGCAATCGGCGCAAAGACGTACAAGCTCAAATTCGGACACCGCGGCGGCAACCAGCCCGTCAAGAATCTCGAAACTGGGATTGTCTCCATCACTTCGCAAAACCACGGCTTTGCGGCGGACGCAAAGTCCATCGAAAACGCGGGCGGCATCGTAACCGAAATCAACCTCAACGACGAAACCGTAGAGGGTCTGCGCCTGAAAGACTATCCCGTGTTCTCGGTGCAATACCACCCCGAAGCGGCTCCCGGGCCGAACGATGCCGACCCGCTCTTCGAAAACTTCCACGAGCTTGTCAAAAAGACGCTCGGAAAATAG
- a CDS encoding DEAD/DEAH box helicase: MNLESNQRSAVEKLSKLRAGALFMKMGSGKTKVACDLVRLRLGNIDAVIWIAPASLLKSARYLSEIEKWSAGFFGLIFFFSTESVSQSDSKYLEMRKIAESRRVFCIVDESIFIKNTKALRTRRLLGDYHLFDFRIILNGTPITKSLLDLYAQISFLSPNILKMTERQFADNFLVYFFDGIDPFPWRRWSKPANVEALAEIIKPYVFDADFDNECRIRVYNREFDLDSAERRRYSDFKRKYLNGKFYVCFFSVAQAFQHAYTVSCKAKFCAAIEIVNRILDRGEKVVIFAKFVAEAQMLNRTFGGLVYMGGRKDDLSLFETEESVLVCTYGVGSMGLNLQCANNVVFYSQTFDYKEKEQATHRIFRTGQTKTVNVYNLWINTGLEDIIKYSLDRKRDLLEMFERVITAQEAQKL; this comes from the coding sequence ATGAACTTAGAATCAAACCAACGGTCGGCTGTTGAAAAGCTGTCGAAGCTTCGCGCGGGCGCGTTGTTCATGAAGATGGGTTCGGGCAAAACAAAGGTTGCGTGCGACCTCGTAAGGCTCAGGCTCGGAAACATCGACGCCGTTATCTGGATTGCCCCCGCCTCGCTCTTGAAGTCGGCAAGGTATCTGTCGGAAATAGAAAAGTGGTCTGCGGGCTTTTTCGGACTGATTTTCTTCTTTTCCACGGAAAGCGTTTCGCAGAGCGACTCGAAATACCTCGAAATGCGCAAAATTGCGGAGTCGCGCCGCGTCTTCTGCATTGTGGACGAAAGCATTTTCATAAAAAATACAAAGGCCCTGCGCACGCGCCGCCTTTTGGGAGACTACCACCTTTTCGATTTCAGGATTATCCTAAACGGCACGCCAATCACGAAAAGCCTGCTCGACCTCTACGCGCAGATTTCGTTCCTCTCGCCCAACATTCTCAAAATGACCGAGCGGCAGTTCGCCGACAATTTCCTCGTCTATTTCTTCGACGGAATCGACCCCTTCCCGTGGCGCAGGTGGTCGAAACCCGCGAATGTGGAGGCTCTCGCCGAAATCATCAAGCCCTACGTTTTCGACGCAGACTTCGACAACGAGTGCCGCATTAGAGTCTATAACCGCGAGTTCGACCTCGATTCCGCCGAGCGCAGACGCTATTCCGACTTCAAGCGGAAATACCTCAACGGCAAATTCTACGTCTGCTTTTTTTCGGTCGCGCAGGCGTTCCAGCACGCGTACACGGTATCGTGCAAGGCTAAGTTTTGCGCGGCGATAGAAATCGTCAACAGGATACTCGACCGCGGCGAGAAAGTCGTGATTTTCGCGAAGTTCGTGGCGGAGGCGCAAATGCTGAACAGGACATTCGGCGGGCTTGTCTACATGGGCGGCAGAAAGGACGACCTCTCGCTTTTCGAAACAGAAGAAAGCGTGCTCGTCTGCACCTACGGAGTCGGAAGCATGGGACTGAACCTCCAATGCGCAAACAACGTCGTCTTCTATTCGCAGACTTTCGACTACAAGGAAAAGGAACAGGCGACGCACAGAATTTTCAGGACGGGACAGACAAAAACCGTCAACGTCTACAACCTCTGGATTAACACGGGGCTTGAAGACATCATAAAGTACAGTCTCGACAGAAAACGCGACCTGCTCGAAATGTTCGAGCGCGTAATCACCGCGCAGGAGGCGCAAAAACTTTGA
- a CDS encoding DUF3440 domain-containing protein, protein MKQYLDKNVYEAATERMEFIFDNFERVYVSFSGGKDSSVVLNLALDCMRRKKIKKKLGVLFIDLEGQYLTTIDYIRETLLENADMLDVYWCCLPLTLRNAVSVFSPFWTCWDLDERDKWIREYPDYPNLATEQNNPFPFFQKKMEFEEFVPAFGKWYSNGQKTACLVGIRSDESLNRYRTIRNYVKETLDGKNWTTKITDTLYNAYPIYDWNVRDVWVANGRLGWKYNRLYDLFYKAGVPLASQRICQPYGDDQRKGLNLYRVIEPDTWAKVVNRVSGANFGNIYCGNRIMGYRNVKLPQGHTWKSYCKLLLATLPPELAAHYKAKFKRFIWWWHKKGSPVGGEFIGDLPPEAKITDRKSPSNEPIVRYSKIPDHIDNGFEQKKLAPSWRRMCICILKNDHLCSGLSFSQTKHQQEKMRNLLEKYKNL, encoded by the coding sequence TTGAAGCAATATCTCGACAAAAACGTTTACGAAGCCGCAACGGAGCGCATGGAATTCATCTTCGACAATTTCGAGCGCGTCTACGTCTCGTTTTCGGGCGGAAAAGACAGCTCGGTTGTGCTCAACCTCGCGCTCGACTGCATGCGGCGGAAAAAAATCAAAAAAAAGCTCGGCGTGCTCTTCATAGACTTGGAGGGACAGTACCTTACAACGATAGACTACATCAGGGAGACGCTTCTCGAAAACGCCGACATGCTCGACGTCTACTGGTGCTGCCTGCCGCTCACCCTCCGCAACGCCGTCAGCGTCTTTTCGCCGTTCTGGACTTGCTGGGACTTGGACGAGCGCGACAAGTGGATTCGCGAATACCCCGACTATCCCAATCTCGCCACAGAGCAAAACAATCCATTCCCGTTTTTCCAAAAGAAAATGGAGTTCGAAGAGTTCGTCCCCGCTTTCGGCAAATGGTACTCCAACGGGCAAAAGACCGCGTGCCTTGTCGGAATCCGCTCCGACGAGAGCCTAAACCGATACCGCACTATCCGCAACTATGTAAAGGAAACCCTCGACGGCAAAAACTGGACGACGAAAATTACCGACACCCTCTACAACGCCTACCCCATCTACGACTGGAACGTCCGCGACGTGTGGGTCGCCAACGGCAGGCTCGGCTGGAAGTACAACAGGCTCTACGACCTCTTCTACAAGGCGGGCGTGCCGCTCGCCTCCCAGCGCATTTGCCAGCCCTACGGCGACGACCAGCGCAAGGGGCTTAACCTCTACCGCGTCATAGAGCCTGACACTTGGGCGAAAGTCGTCAACCGCGTAAGCGGCGCGAATTTCGGCAACATCTACTGCGGAAACCGAATCATGGGCTATCGCAATGTCAAACTGCCGCAGGGGCACACTTGGAAAAGCTACTGCAAGCTGCTTCTTGCAACCCTCCCGCCCGAACTTGCCGCCCACTACAAGGCGAAGTTCAAACGCTTCATCTGGTGGTGGCACAAAAAAGGCTCGCCCGTCGGCGGCGAATTTATCGGCGACCTCCCGCCCGAAGCGAAAATTACCGACAGAAAATCGCCCTCGAACGAGCCTATCGTGCGCTACTCCAAAATTCCCGACCACATCGACAACGGCTTCGAGCAGAAAAAGCTCGCCCCGTCTTGGCGGCGCATGTGCATTTGCATTCTCAAAAACGACCACCTCTGTTCGGGGCTGAGTTTCTCGCAGACAAAGCACCAACAGGAAAAAATGAGAAACCTTCTGGAAAAATATAAAAATTTATGA
- a CDS encoding aldolase catalytic domain-containing protein, which yields MNQKSMNSSSKSSGRWVGFRKELKVLDCTIRDGGLMNASRFDDKTVRAVYDACADAGIDYMEIGYKNSSSIYAPAEFGDWRFCKEESIKRVIGDNKRDIKISVMADAEKSDYKTDLSQKSESLIDMVRIATYIHQIPLALDMIKHCHDLGYETTVNIMAVSTVRESELDEGLEMLGESEAESIYLVDSFGSLYSEQIRYMMAKYMRIAHEFGKEIGIHAHNNLQLAFANTIEAIVCGANMVDGTLAGLGRGAGNCPLELLVGFLHNPRYRIRPLLECVETEIEPMRAKLGWGFDYPYMTTGFLNRHPKSAMEYNESDKRGQIVNFYDEMMK from the coding sequence ATGAATCAGAAATCAATGAACAGTTCCTCGAAATCGTCAGGCAGATGGGTCGGTTTCAGGAAGGAGTTAAAAGTGCTCGACTGCACAATCAGAGACGGCGGGCTTATGAACGCCAGCCGCTTCGACGACAAAACCGTTCGCGCCGTCTACGACGCCTGCGCCGACGCCGGTATCGACTACATGGAAATCGGATACAAGAACAGCAGCAGCATTTACGCCCCCGCCGAATTCGGCGACTGGCGTTTCTGCAAGGAAGAGTCAATCAAGCGCGTAATCGGCGACAACAAGCGCGACATCAAAATCTCCGTCATGGCGGACGCCGAAAAGAGCGACTACAAAACCGACCTCTCCCAAAAGTCCGAAAGCCTCATCGACATGGTTCGAATCGCGACCTACATTCACCAAATTCCGCTCGCGCTCGACATGATTAAACATTGCCACGATCTCGGCTACGAAACGACCGTCAACATCATGGCGGTTTCGACCGTGCGCGAAAGCGAACTCGACGAAGGTCTTGAAATGCTCGGCGAAAGCGAAGCTGAGTCAATCTACCTCGTTGACAGCTTCGGCTCGCTGTACAGCGAACAAATCCGCTACATGATGGCTAAATACATGCGCATCGCACACGAATTCGGCAAGGAAATCGGCATTCACGCCCACAACAACCTGCAACTCGCGTTCGCAAACACGATTGAGGCGATTGTCTGCGGCGCGAACATGGTAGACGGAACGCTCGCAGGCCTCGGGCGCGGCGCGGGGAACTGCCCGCTGGAACTGCTCGTGGGCTTCCTCCACAACCCGCGTTATAGAATCCGCCCGCTGCTCGAATGCGTCGAAACGGAAATCGAGCCGATGCGCGCAAAGCTCGGCTGGGGCTTCGACTACCCGTACATGACGACGGGTTTCCTCAACCGCCACCCGAAAAGCGCAATGGAATACAACGAGTCCGACAAGCGCGGACAGATTGTCAATTTCTACGACGAAATGATGAAATAA